The genomic region GATGGCCGAGAAGATCTCCACCATGTTCACGATGAGCAGGAAGACGTTGAGCAGAGCGAGGAAGCCCCACGGGCTCTTCACGTGCTCGTGCAGGAACGCGAAGATTCGCCCCGGGATGTCCGCGTCGATCATGTAGCTCGTCAGGCCCAGCGCGCAGCCGAGGACGATCAGGATCGCGCCGACGAGGATCATGCTCTCGCGGGCGATCCCCGGGAGCTTCCGCCACGGCACGTCCTTGTAGATCAGGACCTCGGCGATCATCACGTAGAAGGCCATGACCGCGGCGGCCTCGGACGCGGTGAAGAATCCGCCGTAGATGCCGCCGATCACGATGAGCGGAAGCGGTATTTCCCAGGCGGCGGCGTGCGCCGCCTCGCGCAGCGCCCGCCAGGAGAACGGGATGGGCTTGACGTTCTCCCGCTTCGCCACGACGAAGGCGTAGAGCGACAGCGCCGCGAGCAGCAGGAGCCCCGGGACCGCGGCCGCGGCGAACAGCTTGTCGATCGAGATCTTGCCGACGAGGGCGTAGAGGATGATCGGCAGGCTCGGCGGGAACATGAGGCCGAGGCTCCCCGTCGTCGTGATCAGGCCCAGCGAGAAGCTCTCGGGGTAGCCCTGCCGGCGCAGCAGCGGGAAGATGAGGCCGCCGAGGGCGATGATCGTCACCCCCGAGGCTCCGGTGAACGCGGTGAACAGCGCGCAGGCGCACAGCCCGGCGACCGCGACGCCGCCGGGCAGCCAGCCGAACATCGACTCGGCCAGCGCCACGAGGCGCTGCGGCGCCTTGGACTCGGCGAGCAGGTAGCCCGCGAAGGTGAACAGCGGCACGGCGATCAAGGACGGCAGCGAGGCCAGGCGCGAGAGCTCGATGATGACCGCCGACGACTGGATCCCGGCGCCGTCGAACAGCCACAGCGCCAGCGCGCCCATCAGCGCGAACACGGGGACGCCGGCCAGCGCGAGGGCGGCGAAGCCGGCCA from Elusimicrobiota bacterium harbors:
- a CDS encoding TRAP transporter large permease subunit, with the protein product MTALALAGFAALALAGVPVFALMGALALWLFDGAGIQSSAVIIELSRLASLPSLIAVPLFTFAGYLLAESKAPQRLVALAESMFGWLPGGVAVAGLCACALFTAFTGASGVTIIALGGLIFPLLRRQGYPESFSLGLITTTGSLGLMFPPSLPIILYALVGKISIDKLFAAAAVPGLLLLAALSLYAFVVAKRENVKPIPFSWRALREAAHAAAWEIPLPLIVIGGIYGGFFTASEAAAVMAFYVMIAEVLIYKDVPWRKLPGIARESMILVGAILIVLGCALGLTSYMIDADIPGRIFAFLHEHVKSPWGFLALLNVFLLIVNMVEIFSAIVIVVPIIAPVATQYGIDPVHLGALFLLNLEIGYMTPPLGLNLFLSSRRFDRPLPALYRAVLPFWILLVGALMVVTYWPALSLWLPRLLKLQ